One part of the Chryseobacterium sp. 7 genome encodes these proteins:
- a CDS encoding Crp/Fnr family transcriptional regulator, protein MHIPDLHSFLKTDLHLLTEVIYPAKTILLEEGKVSDKMFLVKNGALRVFFYQDGKELTLDFITENQAVSSFDSFLNGIPSDFVIETLESTTVYELHTDTFHTLMENPEFQHAFHPLFYKRFSEINKRLISFIKDSPQQRYEQLLKNRPELLLRFPQHYIASYLGITSVSLSRIRNRR, encoded by the coding sequence AACTGATCTTCATTTATTAACTGAAGTTATTTATCCTGCTAAAACCATCCTGCTGGAAGAAGGAAAAGTTTCAGATAAGATGTTCCTTGTAAAAAATGGAGCTTTAAGAGTATTTTTCTATCAGGATGGAAAAGAACTTACATTGGATTTTATAACAGAAAACCAGGCTGTTTCATCCTTTGATAGTTTCCTGAATGGTATTCCCAGCGATTTTGTCATTGAAACACTGGAATCTACTACAGTGTATGAGCTTCATACTGATACTTTTCACACACTCATGGAAAATCCGGAATTTCAGCATGCTTTTCATCCACTTTTTTACAAACGTTTCAGCGAAATCAATAAAAGGCTCATCTCCTTCATTAAAGATTCTCCTCAACAGAGATATGAACAACTTCTCAAAAACAGGCCAGAGCTTCTGCTCCGCTTCCCACAGCATTATATTGCCTCTTATCTTGGAATAACAAGTGTTTCATTGAGCAGAATACGCAACCGTAGGTAA
- a CDS encoding phytase — MKNIHYILALSVLPLVINCTGQKEVIEKLKPAVITETVVHDTDDPAIWINPKDASKSIIIGTDKDTDGGLYAFDLNGKIINKVLGLKRPNNVDLEYGFILNGQKRDIAAVTERETNKVKLYSLPELKEVGEISVFEGESERGPMGISMYKNPETGDIFVIVGRKSGPSDGYLWQYQLSEKNGSITGKVVRKFGKYSGLKEIESIAVDDEMGYIYYSDEQFGVHKYYADPEKGNEELSVFGKGDFKSDVEGISIYPTSKGKGYVLVSNQQNDTFNVYLREDQSKGRIAEIPVSTLESDGSEVTNVNLGPKFPKGVFVAMSNGRIFHFYDWRMIEKAIKSAVKAVK; from the coding sequence ATGAAAAACATACACTATATATTAGCTCTTTCAGTTCTTCCTTTGGTGATCAACTGTACAGGGCAGAAAGAAGTAATTGAAAAATTAAAACCTGCCGTTATTACAGAAACGGTGGTTCATGATACAGATGATCCTGCTATATGGATCAATCCTAAGGATGCTTCCAAAAGTATCATCATCGGGACAGATAAAGATACTGATGGCGGATTGTATGCCTTTGATCTTAACGGGAAAATTATCAATAAAGTGTTAGGATTGAAGCGTCCAAACAATGTTGATCTTGAATATGGTTTTATTTTAAATGGACAAAAAAGAGATATCGCGGCGGTAACTGAAAGGGAAACCAACAAAGTAAAATTATACTCGCTTCCTGAACTAAAAGAAGTGGGAGAAATCTCAGTATTTGAAGGAGAATCAGAACGTGGTCCAATGGGAATCTCAATGTACAAAAATCCGGAAACGGGAGATATATTTGTGATTGTTGGAAGAAAATCCGGTCCCTCTGACGGTTATTTATGGCAGTATCAACTTTCTGAAAAAAATGGTTCCATTACAGGAAAAGTTGTCCGTAAATTCGGGAAATACAGTGGCTTAAAAGAGATTGAAAGCATTGCTGTAGATGACGAAATGGGTTATATCTACTATTCTGATGAACAGTTTGGAGTTCATAAGTACTATGCAGATCCAGAGAAAGGCAATGAAGAATTATCCGTTTTCGGCAAAGGCGATTTTAAATCTGATGTGGAAGGAATTTCAATTTATCCAACCTCTAAAGGAAAAGGATATGTTCTGGTTTCAAATCAGCAGAATGATACCTTCAATGTTTATTTAAGAGAAGATCAGTCGAAAGGAAGAATCGCAGAAATTCCGGTTTCTACACTGGAAAGTGATGGTTCTGAGGTAACGAATGTTAACTTAGGTCCGAAATTCCCGAAAGGAGTTTTTGTTGCGATGAGCAACGGCAGAATATTTCACTTTTATGACTGGAGAATGATTGAGAAAGCCATTAAATCTGCTGTGAAAGCCGTTAAATAA